One segment of Spodoptera frugiperda isolate SF20-4 chromosome 5, AGI-APGP_CSIRO_Sfru_2.0, whole genome shotgun sequence DNA contains the following:
- the LOC118272212 gene encoding uncharacterized protein LOC118272212, giving the protein PLPAAPRAPPRAPRRRDKAVTFCTHRPRPKRTEPGPAARPARPPRPASYYSDPGREDQPVRKQEQPRSDSTDSDLRYYSEPDAKYFEIDYEFLKELRRIARNNCPKCRRKRSRRNDRGEYKEKSSKDKTKTPRSSRLKENYVYCNGRYHSEKEHCQLCCRVCNRSTDTLDSIDDDQYSMVSKSYSQPKISSRSKSTPRNSRERKNSIQSNKSVSFLESSNDESIREEPNYTAKSFTNDLKKFLLKPSAPRQSLRDKFITSFKQEFEATKKSPKLKAIKGLWKSY; this is encoded by the coding sequence CCCCTGcccgccgcgccccgcgccccgccccgcgcgccccgccgccggGACAAAGCCGTCACCTTCTGCACGCACCGCCCGCGCCCCAAGCGGACCGAGCCCGGCCCCGCGGCCCGGCCCGCCCGGCCCCCGCGGCCCGCGTCCTACTACTCGGACCCCGGCCGCGAGGACCAGCCCGTGCGCAAGCAGGAGCAGCCCCGCAGCGACTCCACCGACTCCGACCTCAGGTACTACTCCGAACCCGACGCCAAGTACTTCGAAATTGATTACGAATTCCTCAAAGAGCTCCgtcgcatcgcacgcaacaaCTGCCCCAAGTGCCGCAGGAAACGATCGAGGCGGAATGACCGCGGAGAATATAAAGAAAAGTCGTCAAAAGATAAAACAAAGACACCGAGGAGTTCTCGGCTCAAAGAGAACTACGTGTACTGTAACGGTAGGTACCACAGTGAGAAGGAACACTGTCAGCTGTGCTGCAGGGTCTGCAACCGATCCACGGACACACTCGACTCCATCGACGACGACCAATACTCGATGGTATCGAAAAGTTACAGCCAGCCTAAGATCTCATCGCGATCCAAATCAACACCTCGAAACTCGCGTGAGCGAAAAAACTCGATACAATCAAATAAGTCGGTATCATTCCTTGAATCGAGTAACGATGAATCGATTAGGGAAGAACCGAACTATACGGCAAAAAGCTTTACGAATGATTTAAAGAAGTTTCTGTTGAAACCGTCAGCGCCGCGACAAAGTTTACGCGATAAATTCATTACGAGTTTCAAACAGGAATTCGAGGCCACAAAGAAGTCACCGAAGCTGAAAGCTATAAAAGGTCTGTGGAAGTCTTATTGA